Genomic window (Spirosoma sp. KCTC 42546):
AGTTTAGCCGCTGATTCATTAATGATATATCCGCCCGAATCAATTCGATTATGAGTCCTGAACTCGTGCCCAGCCAATACAGGAATAGCCATGGTTTTGGCAAAGTCAGTCCCGACAAAATCACCTGAAACTTCCGTTGGTTTATCAGGGTCTTTCCCGGACCACTTTAGATCACCCGAACCACTATCGATGTTGATAGGCAATTTGTTAACGGTTACGGCAGATGCTACTGTAGGCAATCGCAGCAACTGCTGCCGGAACGGTTCTGGATGACCTGATTTGAGAATATCCCCTTCCAAGGGAATCGCTACAACGTCCATCCGATTCAGACCGAGATTTTTCGTATACAAATAGCGCATTTGTCGCCCAATCGTTAGCATACCGACAAGCAGGAAAACGGCCAGCGAAAACTGAAACACAACCAACACCTGACGGAACGTTGCCGGATTAGTGCCAAGTGACAGGAATCCCTTCAGAATACGAAGCGGAGGTAGACCTGACAAGAATAAGGCTGGATAACTTCCAGCTAATAAACCGGTTATGAGTATTAGCCCGCTGATGCCCAGCCAAAGCCCAGGACTCATCAGGTTAAGTGCCAATTGTTTTTCCAACAATGTATTAAACGTTGGTAAGACATACCAGACGATACCCAACGAGATAACGGCCGCCAGCAGACTCATTACCATCGATTCGCTCAGGAATTGGCCCACCAGAGCGAAACGCCGAGCCCCAACTACCTTCCGAATGCAAACTTCTTTAGTCCGCAACGCCGACCGGGCCGTGGATAAGTTCATAAAATTGATACAGGCAATAACCAGAATGAACAGAGCCACAAGGGAAAAAATACGTACATATTCGATACGTCCACCAGTTGATTTTCCATTCTGATAAACCGAATACAGATGCTGGTCGACGATAGGCTGTAAAATGGGGTAGATTCTGCCTTCTTTAGCACTTTTCCAATCGGTGTAACGACCATAAATGCCCTTCATAGCTGCCTCAGCCTGTGCCAATGTTGTTTGTGGATTCAGGCGAACGTAGGTTTGAAATGGGTTATCTCCCCAGGTTTTCATCCACTCCTGCTCGAATGTCCTGAAATTAGCAATCCAGTCAAATTGCAGTGTCGATGTGGTTGGTAAATTTTCAATAACAGCCCCTACCGTGTAGAGCTTATCATTATTAAGCTGCAATTGCTTTCCTAACGCAGGCTCATGAGGAAAGTATTTTTCGGCCATTTTACGGCTAATAATGATATGAGTCGGATTCGCTAAGGCCTCTTTGGGGTGACCGGATAAAGTAGGCACATCAAATACGCCGAAGAAATCCTCG
Coding sequences:
- a CDS encoding ABC transporter permease codes for the protein MNVPNKIPPRWAHWLLTRLHPKETLEEVEGDLDELYVYWYRKAGKTQATWRYVLNVVSVLPPFVRRREHKQHEYQPSNLYPAMLRNYVIVAWRNLVRHKAFSFINITGLALGMACNLLIGLWMHDELSYDRFFPDAEKIYVVHYNLERNGEVLTTLSTPGPLQGVIQKDIPQVAHVTKVANWPNVLVRTTNPTADEKPSKEQGYYATEDFFGVFDVPTLSGHPKEALANPTHIIISRKMAEKYFPHEPALGKQLQLNNDKLYTVGAVIENLPTTSTLQFDWIANFRTFEQEWMKTWGDNPFQTYVRLNPQTTLAQAEAAMKGIYGRYTDWKSAKEGRIYPILQPIVDQHLYSVYQNGKSTGGRIEYVRIFSLVALFILVIACINFMNLSTARSALRTKEVCIRKVVGARRFALVGQFLSESMVMSLLAAVISLGIVWYVLPTFNTLLEKQLALNLMSPGLWLGISGLILITGLLAGSYPALFLSGLPPLRILKGFLSLGTNPATFRQVLVVFQFSLAVFLLVGMLTIGRQMRYLYTKNLGLNRMDVVAIPLEGDILKSGHPEPFRQQLLRLPTVASAVTVNKLPINIDSGSGDLKWSGKDPDKPTEVSGDFVGTDFAKTMAIPVLAGHEFRTHNRIDSGGYIINESAAKLMGMANPIGQEIEFWRGKGPIIGLIQDFHLQSLHQPITPLILAFDDGNASYVLVKIRAGQTERALSDIERLVRQFNPDYPFSYQFLDSAYDSLYRSEQQVNKLVDVFGLLAMLISCLGLFGLVAYMAERRTKEIGIRKVLGASVPGILALLSKDFLKLVLIAIVIASPLAWWAMNRWLQEFAYRIDVEWWEFSLAALLAIGVALLTISFQSINAALVNPVKSLRSE